The Henckelia pumila isolate YLH828 chromosome 2, ASM3356847v2, whole genome shotgun sequence genome includes a window with the following:
- the LOC140880434 gene encoding uncharacterized protein isoform X2 translates to MSLLWRSSNTNAKSSLDGKRLSKSRAFSRLGFHKGFRKNSRDDDKCMAPANLRKPPGEEMVRSIFRILTIGRWESLNFMKYKTRPLRPVHGRLALKFLEWVVKRQDLELTQINYLYCITVHVLVRARMYDCARSIIMNLLERCSMSSSVFSALMDTYYMCNSNPAVFDLLIRAYVRKGATKDALNIFRLMGFRGFLASVFTCNMILAAMAKRRLAESVWLFFGEMLGKGICPNTGTFNILLNVLCLEGKLKKAGYLLKKMEKSGYAPSVVSYNTVLSWYCKNGRYKDAIELLNRMDCKGMQSDLCTYNILIDNLCKNNRSTKGYLLLKKMRKRMIIPNEVTYNILINGFVKEDKIAVARKIFNQMRKVDVLPNAITYNALIHGHCRSGDFVEALELLEEMCEKELRPNEVTYGAILNGLCKHAKFDLARYLLDWIKLEGINVNCMMYTMLIDGVCRNGMLTETVHLLGKMLKDGLNPDIVTYSALVSGFCRAGKINIVKEIICKLYKSGNRPNDIVYSTLIYNFCKHGDIIEAIKVYTVMHQSGHCADLFICNLLISSLCRRGYVRQAEVFRHHIHKIGHQPSFYTYGSLLKGLCRQGNVKEAVQFFSKLRKIPCAVDIVVYNTLLAEICRIGKFKLALVLLSEMIENNVLPDSYTYGCLISGLCRAGRVVTAILLLERGLQGINVSPNQFIYTCIISGLVKIGHPRVAIDFFEDMVVQGLSPDIITFNAILDAYSKVGLVAKLHNVLSMIDGSGLLPNLATYNILLHGQSKGRNISDCFALYKNILKRGFLPDKFTCHSLILVLCESGMLDVGAKFLKMMITQGTPADQLTLNLLITAYTERIELVKAIDLLNVMNSVGVPPNADIFSSILNGLKKVSCFQECRSLLYEMLKNGFVPSFRQYCSLITSMCKSGDIKGAFKLKDEMEELGLIPCRLSESAIVRGLVMCGKTEEGLLVVNCMLRAQLVPTLSTFTTLLHRLCKDSKLSEALNMKYLMELHGAKPDVVAYNVLITGLCKTHDTSHAFKLYEEMKQRGICPNITTFAVLVHAIYSENNSAMGESILTDLEERGLVSQNSTTPGWQGKLIDVMKTIQIIRRRPKKM, encoded by the exons ATGAGTTTACTGTGGAGGAGCTctaatacaaatgcaaaatctAGTCTTGACGGCAAAAGATTATCAAAAAGCAGAGCTTTCTCTCGTCTGGGCTTCCACAAAGGTTTTCGAAAAAATTCGAGGGATGATGACAAATGCATGGCGCCAGCCAACCTGCGAAAGCCTCCGg GTGAAGAAATGGTTAGAAGTATATTTAGAATTCTCACAATTGGTCGTTGGGAATCGTTGAATTTCATGAAATATAAAACGAGGCCGTTGAGGCCTGTTCATGGAAGGTTGGCTTTGAAATTCTTGGAGTGGGTTGTGAAGCGACAAGATTTGGAGCTAACGCAAATAAATTACTTGTACTGCATTACGGTCCACGTCCTTGTTAGAGCGAGAATGTATGATTGTGCAAGATCGATAATAATGAATTTATTGGAAAGGTGTTCTATGTCAAGCTCAGTTTTTTCCGCTCTAATGGACACGTATTATATGTGTAACTCGAACCCTGCTGTATTTGACCTGTTAATAAGGGCTTATGTCAGGAAGGGAGCAACTAAAGATGCTCTGAATATTTTTCGCCTGATGGGTTTTAGGGGATTTCTGGCATCTGTATTTACCTGTAATATGATCCTTGCAGCTATGGCAAAAAGGCGGCTTGCTGAGTCTGTGTGGTTGTTTTTTGGGGAAATGCTTGGGAAAGGCATATGTCCAAACACCGGAACATTCAACATATTGCTAAATGTGCTTTGTTTGGAAGGGAAACTGAAGAAGGCTGGTTATTTACTTAAGAAGATGGAGAAGAGTGGTTATGCTCCCAGTGTGGTTAGTTACAATACAGTGCTCAGCTGGTATTGTAAGAATGGTAGGTATAAAGATGCTATTGAGTTGTTGAATCGCATGGATTGCAAGGGTATGCAATCAGATTTGTGTACATATAATATTCTTATAGAtaatttatgtaaaaataatagGAGCACCAAAGGGTATTTACTGTTGAAAAAGATGCGGAAGAGGATGATAATTCCTAATGAAGTGACGTATAATATTCTTATAAATGGGTTTGTTAAAGAGGATAAGATTGCAGTTGCCAGAAAGATATTTAACCAAATGCGTAAGGTTGACGTTTTACCAAATGCCATCACTTATAATGCTTTGATTCATGGACATTGTCGTTCAGGTGATTTTGTTGAAGCGTTAGAGCTTTTGGAGGAAATGTGTGAGAAGGAATTGCGACCTAATGAGGTTACTTATGGAGCGATTTTAAATGGACTCTGTAAGCATGCTAAGTTTGATTTGGCTAGATATCTTCTTGATTGGATAAAGCTGGAAGGGATTAATGTCAATTGTATGATGTACACCATGCTAATAGATGGAGTGTGCAGAAATGGGATGCTGACAGAAACTGTACATTTACTCGGTAAAATGTTAAAGGATGGGTTGAATCCTGACATTGTTACATATTCAGCACTTGTAAGTGGATTTTGTAGGGCAGGAAAAATAAACATAGTGAAGGAAATAATTTGTAAACTGTACAAATCAGGAAACAGACCTAACGACATTGTATATTCAACTTTGATTTACAATTTTTGCAAACATGGTGACATAATTGAAGCCATCAAAGTGTATACAGTCATGCATCAGAGTGGACATTGTGCCGATCTTTTCATCTGTAACTTACTGATATCCTCTCTTTGCAGAAGGGGATATGTACGACAGGCTGAGGTTTTTAGGCATCACATCCATAAAATTG GTCATCAACCTAGCTTCTACACATACGGGAGTCTATTGAAAGGATTGTGTAGACAAGGCAATGTGAAAGAGGCCGTACAATTCTTCAGTAAACTTCGAAAAATTCCTTGTGCTGTGGACATTGTTGTATACAACACATTGCTGGCTGAGATATGTAGGATTGGTAAATTCAAACTAGCTCTAGTCCTTTTATCTGAGATGATTGAAAATAATGTGCTTCCTGACAGTTATACATATGGTTGTCTTATTTCTGGTTTATGTAGAGCTGGTAGAGTTGTTACTGCAATTCTTCTGTTGGAAAGGGGACTGCAAGGAATAAATGTCTCCCCAAACCAGTTTATTTATACATGTATCATTAGTGGTCTTGTTAAAATTGGCCATCCGCGAGTGGCTATTGACTTCTTTGAAGATATGGTGGTACAGGGTCTTAGTCCTGATATAATTACGTTCAATGCCATTTTAGATGCGTACTCGAAAGTGGGACTGGTGGCTAAGTTGCACAATGTCCTATCTATGATTGATGGTAGTGGTTTGTTGCCTAATTTGGCAACATACAATATCCTCCTACACGGGCAATCAAAAGGCCGGAATATTTCTGACTGCTTTGCATTGTACAAAAACATATTAAAACGCGGTTTTCTTCCTGATAAGTTCACATGCCACTCTTTAATTCTCGTGCTATGTGAATCTGGCATGCTGGATGTCGgggctaaatttttgaaaatgatgATCACTCAGGGGACTCCAGCAGATCAATTAACATTAAACTTGTTGATTACTGCGTATACCGAGAGAATTGAATTAGTGAAGGCCATTGACTTGTTAAATGTCATGAACTCTGTTGGAGTTCCACCAAATGCAGATATTTTCTCCTCTATTTTGAACGGACTTAAGAAAGTATCTTGTTTCCAAGAGTGTCGTTCACTTCTTTATGAGATGCTGAAGAATGGATTTGTTCCTTCTTTTAGGCAATACTGCAGTTTGATCACAAGTATGTGTAAATCTGGAGATATAAAAGGAGCTTTCAAACTGAAAGATGAGATGGAAGAACTTGGTCTCATTCCTTGCCGTTTGTCAGAGAGTGCCATTGTTCGAGGGCTTGTGATGTGTGGGAAGACAGAGGAGGGACTTCTTGTTGTTAATTGTATGCTGAGGGCACAACTCGTTCCTACACTTTCGACTTTCACGACCTTACTTCATCGGTTATGCAAAGATTCTAAACTTTCTGAGGCACTGAACATGAAATATTTAATGGAACTTCATGGAGCAAAGCCCGATGTTGTTGCTTACAATGTTCTTATAACAGGCCTTTGTAAAACCCACGATACTTCACATGCCTTCAAATTATATGAGGAGATGAAACAGAGAGGCATCTGCCCTAATATCACAACATTCGCTGTTCTCGTCCATGCCATCTATTCTGAAAATAATTCAGCAATGGGTGAGAGCATTTTGACAGATTTGGAGGAAAGAGGATTAGTCAGTCAGAATTCAACTACCCCAGGATGGCAAGGAAAATTGATTGATGTCATGAAAACCATACAAATCATACGACGAAGACCAAAGAAAATGTAG
- the LOC140880434 gene encoding uncharacterized protein isoform X4 has protein sequence MSLLWRSSNTNAKSSLDGKRLSKSRAFSRLGFHKGFRKNSRDDDKCMAPANLRKPPGEEMVRSIFRILTIGRWESLNFMKYKTRPLRPVHGRLALKFLEWVVKRQDLELTQINYLYCITVHVLVRARMYDCARSIIMNLLERCSMSSSVFSALMDTYYMCNSNPAVFDLLIRAYVRKGATKDALNIFRLMGFRGFLASVFTCNMILAAMAKRRLAESVWLFFGEMLGKGICPNTGTFNILLNVLCLEGKLKKAGYLLKKMEKSGYAPSVVSYNTVLSWYCKNGDFVEALELLEEMCEKELRPNEVTYGAILNGLCKHAKFDLARYLLDWIKLEGINVNCMMYTMLIDGVCRNGMLTETVHLLGKMLKDGLNPDIVTYSALVSGFCRAGKINIVKEIICKLYKSGNRPNDIVYSTLIYNFCKHGDIIEAIKVYTVMHQSGHCADLFICNLLISSLCRRGYVRQAEVFRHHIHKIGLIPCSITYDVIVGGYANIGEGLKAFELFDEMACLGHQPSFYTYGSLLKGLCRQGNVKEAVQFFSKLRKIPCAVDIVVYNTLLAEICRIGKFKLALVLLSEMIENNVLPDSYTYGCLISGLCRAGRVVTAILLLERGLQGINVSPNQFIYTCIISGLVKIGHPRVAIDFFEDMVVQGLSPDIITFNAILDAYSKVGLVAKLHNVLSMIDGSGLLPNLATYNILLHGQSKGRNISDCFALYKNILKRGFLPDKFTCHSLILVLCESGMLDVGAKFLKMMITQGTPADQLTLNLLITAYTERIELVKAIDLLNVMNSVGVPPNADIFSSILNGLKKVSCFQECRSLLYEMLKNGFVPSFRQYCSLITSMCKSGDIKGAFKLKDEMEELGLIPCRLSESAIVRGLVMCGKTEEGLLVVNCMLRAQLVPTLSTFTTLLHRLCKDSKLSEALNMKYLMELHGAKPDVVAYNVLITGLCKTHDTSHAFKLYEEMKQRGICPNITTFAVLVHAIYSENNSAMGESILTDLEERGLVSQNSTTPGWQGKLIDVMKTIQIIRRRPKKM, from the exons ATGAGTTTACTGTGGAGGAGCTctaatacaaatgcaaaatctAGTCTTGACGGCAAAAGATTATCAAAAAGCAGAGCTTTCTCTCGTCTGGGCTTCCACAAAGGTTTTCGAAAAAATTCGAGGGATGATGACAAATGCATGGCGCCAGCCAACCTGCGAAAGCCTCCGg GTGAAGAAATGGTTAGAAGTATATTTAGAATTCTCACAATTGGTCGTTGGGAATCGTTGAATTTCATGAAATATAAAACGAGGCCGTTGAGGCCTGTTCATGGAAGGTTGGCTTTGAAATTCTTGGAGTGGGTTGTGAAGCGACAAGATTTGGAGCTAACGCAAATAAATTACTTGTACTGCATTACGGTCCACGTCCTTGTTAGAGCGAGAATGTATGATTGTGCAAGATCGATAATAATGAATTTATTGGAAAGGTGTTCTATGTCAAGCTCAGTTTTTTCCGCTCTAATGGACACGTATTATATGTGTAACTCGAACCCTGCTGTATTTGACCTGTTAATAAGGGCTTATGTCAGGAAGGGAGCAACTAAAGATGCTCTGAATATTTTTCGCCTGATGGGTTTTAGGGGATTTCTGGCATCTGTATTTACCTGTAATATGATCCTTGCAGCTATGGCAAAAAGGCGGCTTGCTGAGTCTGTGTGGTTGTTTTTTGGGGAAATGCTTGGGAAAGGCATATGTCCAAACACCGGAACATTCAACATATTGCTAAATGTGCTTTGTTTGGAAGGGAAACTGAAGAAGGCTGGTTATTTACTTAAGAAGATGGAGAAGAGTGGTTATGCTCCCAGTGTGGTTAGTTACAATACAGTGCTCAGCTGGTATTGTAAGAATG GTGATTTTGTTGAAGCGTTAGAGCTTTTGGAGGAAATGTGTGAGAAGGAATTGCGACCTAATGAGGTTACTTATGGAGCGATTTTAAATGGACTCTGTAAGCATGCTAAGTTTGATTTGGCTAGATATCTTCTTGATTGGATAAAGCTGGAAGGGATTAATGTCAATTGTATGATGTACACCATGCTAATAGATGGAGTGTGCAGAAATGGGATGCTGACAGAAACTGTACATTTACTCGGTAAAATGTTAAAGGATGGGTTGAATCCTGACATTGTTACATATTCAGCACTTGTAAGTGGATTTTGTAGGGCAGGAAAAATAAACATAGTGAAGGAAATAATTTGTAAACTGTACAAATCAGGAAACAGACCTAACGACATTGTATATTCAACTTTGATTTACAATTTTTGCAAACATGGTGACATAATTGAAGCCATCAAAGTGTATACAGTCATGCATCAGAGTGGACATTGTGCCGATCTTTTCATCTGTAACTTACTGATATCCTCTCTTTGCAGAAGGGGATATGTACGACAGGCTGAGGTTTTTAGGCATCACATCCATAAAATTGGTCTGATTCCCTGTTCCATCACTTATGATGTAATTGTTGGTGGTTATGCAAACATAGGAGAAGGATTGAAAGCATTTGAATTGTTTGATGAAATGGCTTGTTTAGGTCATCAACCTAGCTTCTACACATACGGGAGTCTATTGAAAGGATTGTGTAGACAAGGCAATGTGAAAGAGGCCGTACAATTCTTCAGTAAACTTCGAAAAATTCCTTGTGCTGTGGACATTGTTGTATACAACACATTGCTGGCTGAGATATGTAGGATTGGTAAATTCAAACTAGCTCTAGTCCTTTTATCTGAGATGATTGAAAATAATGTGCTTCCTGACAGTTATACATATGGTTGTCTTATTTCTGGTTTATGTAGAGCTGGTAGAGTTGTTACTGCAATTCTTCTGTTGGAAAGGGGACTGCAAGGAATAAATGTCTCCCCAAACCAGTTTATTTATACATGTATCATTAGTGGTCTTGTTAAAATTGGCCATCCGCGAGTGGCTATTGACTTCTTTGAAGATATGGTGGTACAGGGTCTTAGTCCTGATATAATTACGTTCAATGCCATTTTAGATGCGTACTCGAAAGTGGGACTGGTGGCTAAGTTGCACAATGTCCTATCTATGATTGATGGTAGTGGTTTGTTGCCTAATTTGGCAACATACAATATCCTCCTACACGGGCAATCAAAAGGCCGGAATATTTCTGACTGCTTTGCATTGTACAAAAACATATTAAAACGCGGTTTTCTTCCTGATAAGTTCACATGCCACTCTTTAATTCTCGTGCTATGTGAATCTGGCATGCTGGATGTCGgggctaaatttttgaaaatgatgATCACTCAGGGGACTCCAGCAGATCAATTAACATTAAACTTGTTGATTACTGCGTATACCGAGAGAATTGAATTAGTGAAGGCCATTGACTTGTTAAATGTCATGAACTCTGTTGGAGTTCCACCAAATGCAGATATTTTCTCCTCTATTTTGAACGGACTTAAGAAAGTATCTTGTTTCCAAGAGTGTCGTTCACTTCTTTATGAGATGCTGAAGAATGGATTTGTTCCTTCTTTTAGGCAATACTGCAGTTTGATCACAAGTATGTGTAAATCTGGAGATATAAAAGGAGCTTTCAAACTGAAAGATGAGATGGAAGAACTTGGTCTCATTCCTTGCCGTTTGTCAGAGAGTGCCATTGTTCGAGGGCTTGTGATGTGTGGGAAGACAGAGGAGGGACTTCTTGTTGTTAATTGTATGCTGAGGGCACAACTCGTTCCTACACTTTCGACTTTCACGACCTTACTTCATCGGTTATGCAAAGATTCTAAACTTTCTGAGGCACTGAACATGAAATATTTAATGGAACTTCATGGAGCAAAGCCCGATGTTGTTGCTTACAATGTTCTTATAACAGGCCTTTGTAAAACCCACGATACTTCACATGCCTTCAAATTATATGAGGAGATGAAACAGAGAGGCATCTGCCCTAATATCACAACATTCGCTGTTCTCGTCCATGCCATCTATTCTGAAAATAATTCAGCAATGGGTGAGAGCATTTTGACAGATTTGGAGGAAAGAGGATTAGTCAGTCAGAATTCAACTACCCCAGGATGGCAAGGAAAATTGATTGATGTCATGAAAACCATACAAATCATACGACGAAGACCAAAGAAAATGTAG
- the LOC140880434 gene encoding uncharacterized protein isoform X1: protein MSLLWRSSNTNAKSSLDGKRLSKSRAFSRLGFHKGFRKNSRDDDKCMAPANLRKPPGEEMVRSIFRILTIGRWESLNFMKYKTRPLRPVHGRLALKFLEWVVKRQDLELTQINYLYCITVHVLVRARMYDCARSIIMNLLERCSMSSSVFSALMDTYYMCNSNPAVFDLLIRAYVRKGATKDALNIFRLMGFRGFLASVFTCNMILAAMAKRRLAESVWLFFGEMLGKGICPNTGTFNILLNVLCLEGKLKKAGYLLKKMEKSGYAPSVVSYNTVLSWYCKNGRYKDAIELLNRMDCKGMQSDLCTYNILIDNLCKNNRSTKGYLLLKKMRKRMIIPNEVTYNILINGFVKEDKIAVARKIFNQMRKVDVLPNAITYNALIHGHCRSGDFVEALELLEEMCEKELRPNEVTYGAILNGLCKHAKFDLARYLLDWIKLEGINVNCMMYTMLIDGVCRNGMLTETVHLLGKMLKDGLNPDIVTYSALVSGFCRAGKINIVKEIICKLYKSGNRPNDIVYSTLIYNFCKHGDIIEAIKVYTVMHQSGHCADLFICNLLISSLCRRGYVRQAEVFRHHIHKIGLIPCSITYDVIVGGYANIGEGLKAFELFDEMACLGHQPSFYTYGSLLKGLCRQGNVKEAVQFFSKLRKIPCAVDIVVYNTLLAEICRIGKFKLALVLLSEMIENNVLPDSYTYGCLISGLCRAGRVVTAILLLERGLQGINVSPNQFIYTCIISGLVKIGHPRVAIDFFEDMVVQGLSPDIITFNAILDAYSKVGLVAKLHNVLSMIDGSGLLPNLATYNILLHGQSKGRNISDCFALYKNILKRGFLPDKFTCHSLILVLCESGMLDVGAKFLKMMITQGTPADQLTLNLLITAYTERIELVKAIDLLNVMNSVGVPPNADIFSSILNGLKKVSCFQECRSLLYEMLKNGFVPSFRQYCSLITSMCKSGDIKGAFKLKDEMEELGLIPCRLSESAIVRGLVMCGKTEEGLLVVNCMLRAQLVPTLSTFTTLLHRLCKDSKLSEALNMKYLMELHGAKPDVVAYNVLITGLCKTHDTSHAFKLYEEMKQRGICPNITTFAVLVHAIYSENNSAMGESILTDLEERGLVSQNSTTPGWQGKLIDVMKTIQIIRRRPKKM, encoded by the exons ATGAGTTTACTGTGGAGGAGCTctaatacaaatgcaaaatctAGTCTTGACGGCAAAAGATTATCAAAAAGCAGAGCTTTCTCTCGTCTGGGCTTCCACAAAGGTTTTCGAAAAAATTCGAGGGATGATGACAAATGCATGGCGCCAGCCAACCTGCGAAAGCCTCCGg GTGAAGAAATGGTTAGAAGTATATTTAGAATTCTCACAATTGGTCGTTGGGAATCGTTGAATTTCATGAAATATAAAACGAGGCCGTTGAGGCCTGTTCATGGAAGGTTGGCTTTGAAATTCTTGGAGTGGGTTGTGAAGCGACAAGATTTGGAGCTAACGCAAATAAATTACTTGTACTGCATTACGGTCCACGTCCTTGTTAGAGCGAGAATGTATGATTGTGCAAGATCGATAATAATGAATTTATTGGAAAGGTGTTCTATGTCAAGCTCAGTTTTTTCCGCTCTAATGGACACGTATTATATGTGTAACTCGAACCCTGCTGTATTTGACCTGTTAATAAGGGCTTATGTCAGGAAGGGAGCAACTAAAGATGCTCTGAATATTTTTCGCCTGATGGGTTTTAGGGGATTTCTGGCATCTGTATTTACCTGTAATATGATCCTTGCAGCTATGGCAAAAAGGCGGCTTGCTGAGTCTGTGTGGTTGTTTTTTGGGGAAATGCTTGGGAAAGGCATATGTCCAAACACCGGAACATTCAACATATTGCTAAATGTGCTTTGTTTGGAAGGGAAACTGAAGAAGGCTGGTTATTTACTTAAGAAGATGGAGAAGAGTGGTTATGCTCCCAGTGTGGTTAGTTACAATACAGTGCTCAGCTGGTATTGTAAGAATGGTAGGTATAAAGATGCTATTGAGTTGTTGAATCGCATGGATTGCAAGGGTATGCAATCAGATTTGTGTACATATAATATTCTTATAGAtaatttatgtaaaaataatagGAGCACCAAAGGGTATTTACTGTTGAAAAAGATGCGGAAGAGGATGATAATTCCTAATGAAGTGACGTATAATATTCTTATAAATGGGTTTGTTAAAGAGGATAAGATTGCAGTTGCCAGAAAGATATTTAACCAAATGCGTAAGGTTGACGTTTTACCAAATGCCATCACTTATAATGCTTTGATTCATGGACATTGTCGTTCAGGTGATTTTGTTGAAGCGTTAGAGCTTTTGGAGGAAATGTGTGAGAAGGAATTGCGACCTAATGAGGTTACTTATGGAGCGATTTTAAATGGACTCTGTAAGCATGCTAAGTTTGATTTGGCTAGATATCTTCTTGATTGGATAAAGCTGGAAGGGATTAATGTCAATTGTATGATGTACACCATGCTAATAGATGGAGTGTGCAGAAATGGGATGCTGACAGAAACTGTACATTTACTCGGTAAAATGTTAAAGGATGGGTTGAATCCTGACATTGTTACATATTCAGCACTTGTAAGTGGATTTTGTAGGGCAGGAAAAATAAACATAGTGAAGGAAATAATTTGTAAACTGTACAAATCAGGAAACAGACCTAACGACATTGTATATTCAACTTTGATTTACAATTTTTGCAAACATGGTGACATAATTGAAGCCATCAAAGTGTATACAGTCATGCATCAGAGTGGACATTGTGCCGATCTTTTCATCTGTAACTTACTGATATCCTCTCTTTGCAGAAGGGGATATGTACGACAGGCTGAGGTTTTTAGGCATCACATCCATAAAATTGGTCTGATTCCCTGTTCCATCACTTATGATGTAATTGTTGGTGGTTATGCAAACATAGGAGAAGGATTGAAAGCATTTGAATTGTTTGATGAAATGGCTTGTTTAGGTCATCAACCTAGCTTCTACACATACGGGAGTCTATTGAAAGGATTGTGTAGACAAGGCAATGTGAAAGAGGCCGTACAATTCTTCAGTAAACTTCGAAAAATTCCTTGTGCTGTGGACATTGTTGTATACAACACATTGCTGGCTGAGATATGTAGGATTGGTAAATTCAAACTAGCTCTAGTCCTTTTATCTGAGATGATTGAAAATAATGTGCTTCCTGACAGTTATACATATGGTTGTCTTATTTCTGGTTTATGTAGAGCTGGTAGAGTTGTTACTGCAATTCTTCTGTTGGAAAGGGGACTGCAAGGAATAAATGTCTCCCCAAACCAGTTTATTTATACATGTATCATTAGTGGTCTTGTTAAAATTGGCCATCCGCGAGTGGCTATTGACTTCTTTGAAGATATGGTGGTACAGGGTCTTAGTCCTGATATAATTACGTTCAATGCCATTTTAGATGCGTACTCGAAAGTGGGACTGGTGGCTAAGTTGCACAATGTCCTATCTATGATTGATGGTAGTGGTTTGTTGCCTAATTTGGCAACATACAATATCCTCCTACACGGGCAATCAAAAGGCCGGAATATTTCTGACTGCTTTGCATTGTACAAAAACATATTAAAACGCGGTTTTCTTCCTGATAAGTTCACATGCCACTCTTTAATTCTCGTGCTATGTGAATCTGGCATGCTGGATGTCGgggctaaatttttgaaaatgatgATCACTCAGGGGACTCCAGCAGATCAATTAACATTAAACTTGTTGATTACTGCGTATACCGAGAGAATTGAATTAGTGAAGGCCATTGACTTGTTAAATGTCATGAACTCTGTTGGAGTTCCACCAAATGCAGATATTTTCTCCTCTATTTTGAACGGACTTAAGAAAGTATCTTGTTTCCAAGAGTGTCGTTCACTTCTTTATGAGATGCTGAAGAATGGATTTGTTCCTTCTTTTAGGCAATACTGCAGTTTGATCACAAGTATGTGTAAATCTGGAGATATAAAAGGAGCTTTCAAACTGAAAGATGAGATGGAAGAACTTGGTCTCATTCCTTGCCGTTTGTCAGAGAGTGCCATTGTTCGAGGGCTTGTGATGTGTGGGAAGACAGAGGAGGGACTTCTTGTTGTTAATTGTATGCTGAGGGCACAACTCGTTCCTACACTTTCGACTTTCACGACCTTACTTCATCGGTTATGCAAAGATTCTAAACTTTCTGAGGCACTGAACATGAAATATTTAATGGAACTTCATGGAGCAAAGCCCGATGTTGTTGCTTACAATGTTCTTATAACAGGCCTTTGTAAAACCCACGATACTTCACATGCCTTCAAATTATATGAGGAGATGAAACAGAGAGGCATCTGCCCTAATATCACAACATTCGCTGTTCTCGTCCATGCCATCTATTCTGAAAATAATTCAGCAATGGGTGAGAGCATTTTGACAGATTTGGAGGAAAGAGGATTAGTCAGTCAGAATTCAACTACCCCAGGATGGCAAGGAAAATTGATTGATGTCATGAAAACCATACAAATCATACGACGAAGACCAAAGAAAATGTAG